From Calliphora vicina chromosome 3, idCalVici1.1, whole genome shotgun sequence:
ttaatttaatttctttccGCCAATAGTTTATATCCTGCTCTTAAGGGTTTTCGAGGATCATATGACTACAAGATGATATCACGTATTAATCCTTTTTGGCTGACTTTTGAGCCACCAAGTGATACATCATATTATGTGATGGGAACATTGTACATGATTATATTCGTGTTTGGTGTAACCGGCAATGGATTGGTGGTCTACATGTTTGCTAGGTAAGTTAAAAgtataaacatttgaaattgttctaaagtttttagttttagaaCTAGTGTGTAGTATTATTATTAGACAGTATCCATGCACCGCAATCCATGAGATAATTTTTGCAGTCCTTAACACAATAAAACTTGGCCAAGGCTTCATTCATATGAAGCCAATTATCCATTGCTGCCATTAAAGTCCTTCCTTGATATAGCACAATCACAAAGTACACGCTCTCTCCCAAAATTCCATAAGCAAGAAATTAATCCTTTCTTATCGCAAACACTCGTATGGTGCCAGAAATCTTTCCGATACGAAGAAAAATTCCGATACAaggcattttttttcaaattaaagagataaagcaaaacttcccgcatataacgATTCGAtgtacaaaattcgaaatttttgaagctaaaaaaccctgttgtttacaatataatattcaataacaaagagaataaatgacataaaagttgttaaaaacaaaaaacaaaaacgcatattcgatatcaaaatatagtaatccattttagatggccaaatatgtttttaattgttttgttaagGGTTCCGATAAATCCGCccttggtatggatattatagccaaaaaactaaaaaaaaaaaacatttttgggatttttcaacactttttttggaatcgCGGGATTCCTGACTAcaactttaaaaatttgattttacttttctattttcaatggcaaaatctatataactgtaaaattatattaaaaaatattcataaataaaaattttatttcaattgaaaaatttgtatctttgcaaaaactcaataaaaagcaatttttgttatatttttcaaaaaagtattccatgaattttttaattatcaaaagttatacagtggttgacaaaacaatggaaacttttccaaatatttcattagtggcctaaaatctgaaataattttttaaaaaattttaaaatttttgtagtattttatttgtatacttttattaacttaatttaacaaaaaacacaattaattcaattctaaaaatgagaaacaaaattaaaagatttctttattacggcattgacaaaacaatgaaaacttaggtatttttttaacaaatatggtctaaactttgcaataactcaatattttgttgggtatcccttattttttataactgctacacatcgacgatgcattgaaccaattaaagagtcaatgagtcccttataaccgcctccgataaatcttccttcctggtgtaattttgggtccttattttacgatctacaatttcccatagattttctatgggattgagatctggcgattggacaggccacttcaaaacacgtacctcgttagATTGtgaccactcggttacaaccctagaggtgtatttcgggtcgttgtcgtcttggaatctccaaactaggttcatattttcctcagcgtatggatacataacatcgtttaatatggtcttttataatatgaattgggcccataccttgccctgaaaaacatccccataccataatattgccaccgccagactttacagtcttatttgtgtactttggatctaatctttttccctttggtcgtcttacaaaatgttctcccatcactgcctcttaacttgtatttggattcgtcggaaaagaggacagtattccatttctgtatcgaccagtttaaatgatccctggcaaattgtagacgagcagaacggttctttttagaaatgagtggttttttcacaggacgataacAACCAAGATCAGCCTCATTTGCCcagcgactaactgttcggggacttatttctaattttacgttattaacaacctctcgagaagttatttttgggaatttctttaactctctcgctattaaattatcttgtctaggagtagtcttacgaggtctaccacctaaatgttgagtttttacagcaCCGGTCtcacaaaatttctttataaattttgaaactgctcatttatttattgaatatttgtcactgatacttttttgttttaaaccagtcttcacaaatcttaactttagccattttcgttaactttgaaaaaagcaattatgtgaaaaacttagaaaaagaaattgtgaaaaattaccagaatttaaaaataaaataaaataactgtaaacaggatgctttttacacttctttcttgcagaagtttaaaagtttccattgttttgtcagtagcgaaatagtgaatatttttaattttgttcccttctttcagaatataattaattatgttatttgtttttcagttaatttatataattaaaactatacaagtaaaatcctaaaaaaaaaaaatttattttaaaaaaatattttaaattttgggctacatatggaatatttggaaaagtttttgaaaaatagacaaaatcctctatgcattgatatataacatgtctaccttataattgataattgataacgatgaggagattctatgtatgtaatttttttaaatcagactacaaacgaagaaatatgatcgttttaaaaatgtaactttgaggacccttggtcgcgcccctggtgggcccataaggtccaatttcaaaacttaaactctacaACACTTCCTAAGGGTTAagagttacagatttatttggcgttcaaaataataaataattgttacGCAGAGGCAGAGTTCGGCCTAAAGAGAATATTCTAAAGGATTTTCCAATAAGGACATCCGAACTTAGACAGTAGATATCGGTCCTATTGTTGAAGCTATATTTTTCACGTGACTTTTCATAACAAAATCATCTTCAGCGATGAAACCCATTTTTAGATGAATGGGTTTCATCGAATTGTCGAATTttggacgataccaatccacttAAGATCCACGAGTGTCAAATGGTGTGGATTTTCGTCTGGCGGTGTCATCGTTCCACATGGAACATGCCACATTgaacattctgcacgagcgatttgagcgCATGGTCAACAAACGTAAAGCCTGATTTATGCTCCAAAGTCATGGAAAATTACACATTTCGTAATTGCGACACCCAGCAAAGCGGCATGGATTGGACTTTCAAACGAATTAAAAGTTTCGAACACACGctttattttagttaaatttaaagatatgaaAGACCCTAAAAATATCAGCTGGAACTCAAAAACCCTGAGagtaaattttaagaaagtCAAAAGTTAACTCAAAACGAAGTAATTTTAagcatagagaaaacacatagagcggaacctctcctgtcaaagacctaactcagttgtcaaaaacctaagtggtgagaatgtattagtaaaaaaacctatgtaaaaactatgtttccgctctatgttctctatgattTTAAGTTCATTACATTTTATTGCTTGGttcatagagcggaaactagataaaaactcaaacaaaaaaatactcaaaataatcacacatacgagtgttgtttttgttttcacatagttttttctactaatacattctcaccacttaggtttctgacaactgagtaggactttgacaggagagtttccgctctatgtctattctctatggcttGGTTTAATAATTCTTTAAGCTTATTTTAAGTAAgctaaacattttcatttactttttttcagATGCAAAGCTTTAAGAACAGCATCCAATATATTAGTTTTTAACCTGTCTCTAAGTGATTTAATGATTGTCATCAAATGTCCCCTGGCAGCCTACAATAATTTCATGCGTGGACCTGCTCTGGGAGACTGGGGTGagtaatttgtatatatttcctctaaaaattatttaaaaaataactttatattttatgctTCCAGGCTGCCGTTTATATGCTTTTGTGGGTGGTTTCAGTGGTACAGCCTCCATTGGCTTGTTGACCGTCATCTCGGTGGATCGTTATAGTGTAGTGGTGAATCCTCTAAGTCCGCTACGTTTTAATTATCAAACAAAATACTATTACTTTCTTTTGGTACTGGCCTGGGTGGAGGCTTTTGGCTTCTCCGTCATACCGCTGCTAGAGGTGGGCTTGTCGGTTTATGTACCCGAGGGCTATTTGACCACCTGTTCCTTTGACTATCTGGACAAGAGTATGCCGGCGCGAGTGTTTATGTTTATATTCTTTGTTTTTGCCTGGTGTGTGCCGcttatcattattttttattgttattatcatATTCTGAAGGCCGTCTATAAATCCAAGAATATACAAAGTAATCACAACAAACATAAGGTGGAAGAACGTTTGGCATTTATTGTATTGTTGATTATTGGTTTGTGGTTTTTGGCTTGGACACCGTATTCCATTGTGGCTATGGCTGGTGTTTTTGGCATGGAAGAACATCTGACACCTACACGTTCCATGATACCGGCTTTGTTCTGTAAAACAGCCGCCTGCTTGAACCCATTTCTCTACACAATTTCACATAAAAGATTTCGCAATGAATTGCAGCGGCTATTCTGCAAACGTAAGCCTATTTATCAATATTCCATGACACGTTCCTCTTATATGACACGCTCTACCAGGCGTAATCGTGTTGATGAGGTGGCAGCTGACAATATCGTGTCAGCCAAGCAGTTGGAAGCATATCGAAGTAGTTTAAGATCAAAAATATCCCTAGATAATGCAACTATTGGAGGTGTAGTCAATTCTAGTCTTTATGGGATCGCTGATGCTTCTGCCGGGGTGTTTCATCATCGTCATAAGCGTCATAAGAAATCTTCgcattttgtaaaacaaataagTCCGGTGGTGTCATCGGAAGAAGCTGGTATTTTTGTTTTGGATGTGGATGATATAGGGACTTTTAACAACCAGCCATTGGAGACGAATTTTTGAAAGTGttagatttgttttaataaattttatagtaaattccacaacgataaaaaataaaattttgtgtaagtaaaataatattcaattttCCACCACAATAATCGTATTAAAATATACTAAATATATTTTCGAATATGTAAACTAATGTAAGCTAATATAAATGTCTGACCTTTTCATAacgaatttaattaaaaaaaaaattattaacatttaagGGTGCTTTAAAGGACTTGTGTTGTAAACTAATATTAGAAAGTAAATGTGAGtgctttaaattttgatataaataactAGAAATATAtacagaaattgattttattacatttattacAAGGTATAAAtcgtaaattaaattataaaatatcaaataagaataaaataattcaatacaattataatttcaagtattgcatgtaaataaattacttGGCAAATAGATTAACTGATCCAATAAGCActaaagccccaaaaattcaagctcttgaacattttattagtatttgtcttgaatgcaaatgtaattatgttttaaacttgaaaaaattaaatatttatcaaacaaaaacatatggcttgaatttatgtttactTTTTGCTGGAAAATGCTATTGAAATTGCTTGACTaaaattcaaggcttgaattacacttgctttcaacttaaattccagtaaaaatgcttattggcgaACAACTTATAATCAAAACAACATtttcattaacaaatttttatttttataccctacaccaccatagtggggagggtattatgcgtttgtgcagatgtttgtaacgccaaaaaatattagtctaacacccaccttaaagtataccgatcgacttagaatcactttctgagtcgattaagcgatgtccgtccgtccgtctggttggctggctggctggctgtccatgtaaaccttgtgcgcagagtacaggtcgcaattttgaagatatttcgatgaaatttgattcatattattttttcggctcaaggaccaagcctattgaaactggctgaaatcggtccattatttcacctagcccccatacaaatgtcctcccgaaattggactttatcggtcataaatgtttaatttatacatgtatctccacaaattccgcttcaaataagttttatatacacaaaattcatgtcaccaaattttgttacgatcggtccataattagttatagctcccatatagacccgcttccgaaaatcactttaacgtgcataaatcgcttaaaaatgttggtatactcacaaaattcaacatagtaaactttcatagacacaaatcacacgacctaatttcatggtgatcggtccataattggtcatagcccccatataaggcccacttccgaaaatcactcaaaaatataaattattgaaattttaaaagaaaatttttttttgctcttttacttagtgtagggtattatatggtcgggcttgaccgaccatactttcttacttgtttttttttaaatcctaacgaaaccaaattttcgtaaaaaaacgttttttcctccaaattttttttcttcgaaattcgatttttaataatttgtttcatcgtttttatacccttcaccttcgtgagaagggtatatataagtttgtcattccgtttgtaatttctacatttttcatttccgaccctataaagtaatatattctggatccttatagatagcggagtcgattaagccatgtccgtctgtccgtctgtctgtctgtctgtccgtctgttagttggaatcaattttctgaagaccccagatatcttcgggatccaaatcttcaataattctgtcagacatgctttcgagaagtttgctatttaaaatcagcaaaatcggtccataaataacggagatatgagcaaaaaaacctcgattttttacctatttttatacccttcaccatgagtggcaagggtatatataagtttgtcattccgtttgtaatttccacatttttcatttgcgaccccataaagtatattctggatcgttatagatagcggaatcgatatagccatgtccgtctgtccgtctatgtgttgaaatcaactttccgaagcccccaaaaaacttacatacacgattcatacatcaatacctccgaaattcttccggctcggtcgctatttaaatcGCTAGAAAatcggctgagatataaggaaaaaactaggacaacctctttttttgatctatttttgacctatatctggattactaagtcat
This genomic window contains:
- the Rh7 gene encoding opsin, ultraviolet-sensitive, producing the protein MISRINPFWLTFEPPSDTSYYVMGTLYMIIFVFGVTGNGLVVYMFARCKALRTASNILVFNLSLSDLMIVIKCPLAAYNNFMRGPALGDWGCRLYAFVGGFSGTASIGLLTVISVDRYSVVVNPLSPLRFNYQTKYYYFLLVLAWVEAFGFSVIPLLEVGLSVYVPEGYLTTCSFDYLDKSMPARVFMFIFFVFAWCVPLIIIFYCYYHILKAVYKSKNIQSNHNKHKVEERLAFIVLLIIGLWFLAWTPYSIVAMAGVFGMEEHLTPTRSMIPALFCKTAACLNPFLYTISHKRFRNELQRLFCKRKPIYQYSMTRSSYMTRSTRRNRVDEVAADNIVSAKQLEAYRSSLRSKISLDNATIGGVVNSSLYGIADASAGVFHHRHKRHKKSSHFVKQISPVVSSEEAGIFVLDVDDIGTFNNQPLETNF